From a single Lolium rigidum isolate FL_2022 chromosome 7, APGP_CSIRO_Lrig_0.1, whole genome shotgun sequence genomic region:
- the LOC124679154 gene encoding uncharacterized protein LOC124679154 has product MGYFNFHFLLPNVLPHKKLHFSLFQSEALYSLLSCKIELFEIIHGYLGEEEKEYLRTDVLLSDLRVRNFQLVERNLRHNNTIVYRIRSNSQCDGRIHNCVVIRKYDSASSVSLCYCRVCGAGEYWRSMGDGSSKCGGLGSRRPECDPAAVYRCFFCSNGACLAFSQKKKVLVWLGPYFICRPQL; this is encoded by the exons ATGGGATATTTCAATTTTCACTTCTTGTTACCAAATGTATTGCCCCACAAAAAGCTGCACTTCAG CTTATTCCAATCAGAGGCATTGTACTCTCTACTCTCATGCAAGATTGAATTGTTTGAAATAATACATGGATATTTGGGTGAAGAAGAGAAGGAGTATCTAAGGACAGATGTTCTCCTAAGTGATCTGAG GGTTAGAAATTTCCAATTGGTTGAACGCAACCTCAGGCACAACAATACTATTGTATACAGAATCAGGTCTAATAGTCAATGTGATGGAAGAATTCATAATTGTGTTGTCATCCGCAAATATGACTCGGCTTCCTCTGTTTCGTTGTGCTACTGCAGAGTGTGTGGTGCAGGAGAATATTGGCGTTCTATGGGAGATGGGAGTTCGAAATGCGGGGGTCTAGGCAGCCGACGGCCTGAGTGTGATCCTGCAGCCGTCTATAGATGTTTTTTTTGTTCGAATG GTGCTTGTTTGGCTTTCTCTCAGAAAAAAAAGGTGCTTGTTTGGCTTGGACCTTACTTCATTTGTAGGCCCCAACTATAG